One genomic segment of Rhizobium sp. 11515TR includes these proteins:
- a CDS encoding sensor domain-containing diguanylate cyclase: MMNAQDFSSTVFDLAPVAMWLEDFSGVKEQFEVWRAEGVTDLRSYLLADVQRVASCSQKIKLLAVNARTLELFEAPSFETLVESLSRVFRDEMLQSHVNELVALWEGKTEFSGTAINYSLGGKRLDIQLRGVILPGHETSWSRLLLTTEDVTAREEARRQEERQRRYAEGMFEHSPVSLWVEDFSRIKILLDEIRHRGIVDFQVFLDVHPEFVQQCMSEISVLDVNQATLDLFCAPDRQTLHQRIGEVFRDDMEKHFRGQLVELWNGRLFHQREVLNYALDGSERHVLLQFSVFPGYEEDWSLVQVALTDITARKKAEAYLEYLGKHDVLTRLFNRAFYMEELNRLERKSLRPVSAIILDLNGLKESNDESGHDAGDALLRRMGEVLNSVVSLPNHAARIGGDEFAVLMPGADEIAAAAMVETINELLKINNQFYSSAPLSVSIGIATSLPGETMEAMIKRADLGMYEQKKAHYAAAATIGPHQAKHGA, from the coding sequence ATGATGAACGCCCAGGACTTCAGCAGCACCGTTTTCGACCTTGCCCCCGTCGCCATGTGGCTGGAGGATTTCAGCGGCGTCAAGGAGCAGTTCGAAGTCTGGCGTGCGGAAGGCGTGACGGACCTGCGTTCCTATCTGTTGGCCGACGTGCAGCGCGTCGCATCCTGCTCGCAAAAGATCAAGCTTCTTGCCGTCAATGCCAGGACGCTGGAGCTCTTCGAGGCGCCGTCCTTCGAGACGCTCGTCGAAAGCCTTTCGCGGGTCTTCCGCGACGAGATGCTGCAAAGCCATGTGAATGAGCTGGTGGCGCTCTGGGAAGGCAAGACCGAGTTTTCGGGCACCGCGATCAACTATTCCCTCGGCGGCAAAAGGCTCGACATCCAGCTACGCGGCGTCATCCTACCGGGCCACGAGACCTCGTGGAGCCGGCTGCTGCTAACGACGGAAGACGTGACGGCCCGCGAGGAGGCGAGACGGCAGGAAGAGCGGCAGCGCCGCTATGCCGAGGGCATGTTCGAGCATTCGCCGGTCTCCCTATGGGTCGAGGATTTCAGCCGCATCAAGATCCTGCTCGATGAGATCCGCCACCGAGGCATTGTCGACTTTCAGGTATTTCTCGACGTGCATCCGGAGTTCGTCCAGCAATGCATGAGCGAGATCAGCGTGCTCGACGTCAATCAGGCAACGCTCGATCTCTTCTGCGCACCAGACCGCCAGACCCTGCATCAGCGGATCGGCGAAGTGTTCCGCGATGACATGGAGAAGCATTTCCGTGGGCAATTGGTGGAATTGTGGAACGGCCGCCTCTTCCATCAGCGTGAAGTGCTGAACTACGCGCTCGACGGATCGGAGCGTCATGTCCTCCTTCAGTTTTCGGTCTTTCCCGGTTACGAGGAAGACTGGTCGCTGGTGCAGGTGGCACTCACCGACATTACCGCGCGCAAGAAGGCGGAAGCCTATCTCGAATATCTCGGCAAGCACGATGTGCTCACCCGGCTCTTCAACCGCGCCTTCTATATGGAGGAGCTCAACAGGCTGGAGCGCAAATCGCTTCGGCCGGTATCGGCCATCATTCTCGATCTGAACGGACTGAAAGAGTCTAATGACGAGAGCGGCCACGATGCTGGCGATGCGCTGCTGCGTCGTATGGGCGAGGTGCTGAACAGCGTCGTCTCCCTGCCGAACCACGCCGCCCGCATCGGCGGCGACGAATTTGCCGTTCTCATGCCAGGCGCCGATGAAATCGCGGCTGCCGCGATGGTCGAGACGATCAACGAACTGCTGAAGATCAACAATCAGTTCTATTCCAGTGCGCCGCTCAGCGTCTCCATCGGCATTGCCACGAGCCTGCCCGGCGAAACGATGGAAGCCATGATCAAGCGCGCGGATCTCGGCATGTACGAGCAGAAGAAGGCTCACTACGCCGCAGCTGCCACCATAGGTCCGCATCAGGCAAAGCACGGCGCCTGA
- a CDS encoding taurine ABC transporter ATP-binding protein, producing MLQVDHASVFFAARDGRTVHALDRVSFNIPERGIVVALGASGCGKSTLLNAIAGFLPLSEGRITLDGRPVSGPGADRGVVFQKDSLLPWKSVIDNVALGLQFAGLGKRERRDRASELLRLVGLTDFANALPYELSGGMRQRVGIARALATDPDILLMDEPFGALDSLTREQMQELLVSVWARTDKRIFFITHSIEEALFLGTEVLVMSPRPGRVVARFELDFVHRFAASGDTRAILSSPEFGNLRDEIRAILHSADNIRSAA from the coding sequence ATGCTTCAAGTCGACCATGCAAGCGTCTTCTTTGCAGCGCGTGACGGCAGAACCGTTCACGCGCTCGATCGCGTTTCCTTCAACATTCCGGAGCGCGGTATCGTCGTGGCGCTCGGCGCGTCCGGCTGCGGCAAATCCACCCTGCTCAATGCGATTGCCGGTTTCCTGCCGCTTTCGGAGGGACGGATTACGCTCGACGGCAGGCCGGTTTCCGGTCCCGGCGCTGATCGCGGCGTCGTTTTCCAGAAGGATTCGCTGCTGCCATGGAAGTCCGTCATCGACAATGTGGCCCTCGGTCTGCAATTTGCCGGACTGGGCAAGCGGGAACGCCGCGATCGCGCATCCGAGCTTTTGCGGCTGGTGGGCCTCACCGACTTTGCCAATGCTCTACCCTATGAATTATCGGGCGGCATGCGCCAGCGCGTCGGCATTGCCCGGGCACTCGCCACCGATCCCGACATATTGCTGATGGACGAACCCTTCGGCGCGCTCGACAGCCTGACGCGCGAGCAGATGCAGGAGCTGCTGGTCTCCGTCTGGGCCAGAACCGACAAGCGCATCTTCTTCATTACCCACTCGATCGAGGAAGCGCTGTTTCTCGGCACGGAGGTTCTCGTCATGTCTCCGAGGCCGGGGCGTGTCGTTGCGCGTTTCGAGCTTGATTTCGTGCATCGTTTTGCCGCCAGCGGCGATACGAGAGCGATCCTGTCTTCTCCCGAATTCGGCAATCTTCGGGACGAAATTCGCGCCATCCTCCACAGTGCCGACAACATCAGGAGTGCGGCATGA
- the tauA gene encoding taurine ABC transporter substrate-binding protein, with product MKFNTLIAAAVLGLASISLAAGAAAADKKVVVAYQTDALPSSVAIANGDFAKETGYEIDFRKFNSGAEIFAAIASGDVQIGYVGSSPFAAAASRGLEVKAFYLSSISGVDEALVVRNGSGINTLADLKGKKLAAAPVSTDHYQLLALIKSLGLSEKDVQVFAIPQPEIVASYNRGDIDGGFVWDPALTELKKNGKVLVTSKDVADKGAPTFSAWVATSKFAADNPQFLKAYASVINKYYASFAADKAAWGPDSDNAKALAKLLGGTADQQAAALKNLTLLTPDVQASAAWLGGGDQSGAAKILKDTAAFLKSQGKVSEVLPNYGAFVTADALVSASN from the coding sequence ATGAAATTCAACACACTGATCGCTGCGGCCGTCTTAGGTCTCGCCAGCATTTCCTTGGCGGCCGGCGCGGCCGCTGCCGACAAGAAGGTCGTCGTCGCCTATCAGACCGATGCCTTGCCCTCCTCGGTCGCGATCGCCAATGGCGATTTCGCGAAGGAGACCGGCTATGAGATCGACTTCCGCAAATTCAATTCCGGAGCGGAGATCTTCGCCGCCATCGCGTCCGGCGACGTCCAGATCGGCTATGTCGGCTCAAGCCCGTTTGCTGCAGCCGCCTCGCGCGGGCTGGAGGTGAAGGCATTCTACCTCTCGTCCATCTCCGGCGTCGATGAAGCTCTGGTGGTACGCAATGGCTCCGGCATCAACACGCTTGCCGATCTGAAGGGCAAGAAGCTCGCGGCAGCACCGGTCTCCACCGACCACTATCAGCTGCTCGCCCTCATCAAATCCCTTGGCCTGAGCGAAAAGGACGTGCAGGTCTTTGCCATCCCGCAGCCGGAAATCGTCGCAAGCTACAATCGCGGCGATATCGACGGCGGCTTCGTCTGGGACCCGGCACTCACCGAGCTGAAGAAGAACGGCAAGGTGCTGGTGACCTCCAAAGATGTCGCCGACAAGGGCGCTCCGACATTTTCCGCCTGGGTCGCAACCTCGAAATTCGCAGCAGACAACCCACAATTCCTGAAGGCCTATGCCTCGGTGATCAACAAATACTACGCCTCGTTCGCAGCCGATAAGGCAGCCTGGGGACCGGACAGCGACAACGCCAAGGCGCTCGCCAAGCTTCTGGGCGGCACGGCAGACCAGCAGGCAGCAGCGCTCAAGAACCTCACTCTGCTGACGCCCGACGTGCAGGCATCGGCCGCCTGGCTCGGTGGCGGTGATCAGTCCGGCGCGGCAAAAATCCTCAAGGACACGGCAGCCTTCCTGAAGAGCCAGGGGAAAGTCTCCGAGGTTCTACCGAACTACGGCGCATTCGTCACCGCCGACGCGCTCGTCAGCGCAAGCAACTGA
- the mntR gene encoding manganese-binding transcriptional regulator MntR: MTKLPAAAESRLSSTEIETHAEAFQKSRDDRRTELMEDYVELIADLIEHAGEARQTDIAQRLGVTQPTVAKMLKRLAEENLITQRPYRGVFLTEEGHRLAVATRRRHEIVEAVLCRLGVDPDTARNDAEGIEHHVSEKTLEAFERFLKT; encoded by the coding sequence TTGACGAAATTGCCTGCCGCCGCGGAAAGCCGTCTTTCTTCGACCGAGATCGAGACGCATGCCGAGGCCTTTCAGAAAAGCCGCGACGATCGACGCACGGAATTGATGGAGGATTACGTCGAGCTCATCGCCGATCTGATAGAGCATGCTGGCGAAGCGCGCCAGACCGATATTGCGCAAAGACTGGGAGTAACACAGCCGACGGTTGCAAAAATGCTCAAGCGGCTCGCCGAGGAAAACCTGATCACCCAGCGCCCTTATCGTGGCGTGTTCCTGACTGAAGAAGGGCACCGCCTGGCGGTGGCAACCCGCCGGCGCCATGAGATCGTCGAGGCCGTTCTGTGCCGCCTCGGCGTCGATCCTGATACGGCAAGGAATGATGCCGAAGGCATCGAACACCATGTCAGCGAAAAGACCCTCGAAGCCTTCGAGCGTTTTTTGAAGACATGA
- a CDS encoding ABC transporter permease subunit, producing the protein MSDVIETHSATVSQRETQPKLVRVPGFGVGEKPTIAISIVTAIVCLALWWLVAELGLVSHLFLPRPDEVLTQIGVVYRDGYAGASLSEHILASLFRIVVAAAIAIGVGIPVGLLMGLNRWAKGILDTPIEFYWPLPPLSYLPLMIIWLGIGETSKITLLVLAMFAPICLSAQAGVRSLPLERVNAARSLGANQLQLFFNVVLPSALPEILTGIRIAFGIGWGTLVAAELIASTRGIGFMIMSASQFLATDVVFVGIGIIAVCAFAFSTAVRILEAVLVPWKGKL; encoded by the coding sequence ATGAGCGATGTCATCGAAACGCACTCCGCTACCGTTTCTCAAAGGGAAACACAACCGAAGCTGGTTCGTGTTCCCGGCTTCGGCGTTGGCGAGAAACCCACCATCGCCATCAGCATCGTGACTGCAATCGTCTGCCTGGCATTGTGGTGGCTCGTCGCCGAGCTCGGCCTGGTATCTCATCTCTTCCTGCCTCGCCCCGATGAAGTGCTGACGCAGATCGGTGTCGTCTACCGCGATGGTTATGCCGGCGCTTCGCTTTCCGAACATATATTGGCAAGCCTGTTCCGCATCGTCGTCGCCGCGGCCATCGCGATCGGGGTCGGCATTCCTGTCGGTCTGCTGATGGGGCTCAACCGCTGGGCAAAGGGAATTCTCGATACGCCGATCGAATTCTATTGGCCACTGCCACCCCTTTCCTATCTGCCGCTGATGATCATATGGCTTGGGATCGGCGAGACCTCGAAGATCACCCTTCTCGTGCTTGCCATGTTCGCGCCCATTTGCCTGTCCGCCCAAGCCGGCGTGCGTTCGCTGCCCCTGGAGCGGGTCAATGCCGCACGGTCTCTCGGCGCGAACCAGCTGCAGCTTTTCTTCAACGTCGTCCTGCCTTCGGCCCTGCCGGAAATCCTAACCGGTATCCGGATCGCCTTCGGCATCGGCTGGGGAACGCTGGTGGCGGCCGAACTCATCGCTTCGACCCGCGGCATTGGCTTCATGATCATGTCGGCATCGCAGTTCCTTGCCACCGACGTCGTCTTCGTCGGCATCGGCATCATTGCGGTCTGTGCCTTCGCCTTCTCGACCGCCGTCCGCATTCTTGAAGCAGTGCTCGTCCCTTGGAAGGGCAAGCTTTAG
- a CDS encoding LLM class flavin-dependent oxidoreductase has protein sequence MSDNSEFLWYIPNDVKPGHRGDSAVENHNSLETLTSHAKALEDHGWKGALIGTGWGRPDTFTVAAALAARTTSFEPLIAIRPGYWRPAHFASAAATLDQLSGGRVRINIVSGKDNLAAYGDSEGDQAHRYGRTKEFMRLTRKLWTEENVTYEGEHFRVSESTAAPRIEPRDKRLHPRLYFGGASDAAERVSATEADVQLFWGEPLADIAERISRLKALSRDLDRDLPPLEFGLRITTLVRDTTEQAWTDAEAKVAEMAKNKGVGWNDHRQSIAVGQKRLFDLAARGDVLDDNLYTAPGKFGGGGAGTTWLVGSPEDVARSLRKYRDLGITHFVLSDTPYLSEIKRQGEQLLPLLRA, from the coding sequence ATGAGCGATAACAGCGAATTTCTCTGGTACATCCCGAACGACGTCAAGCCGGGTCACCGCGGCGATTCTGCCGTCGAAAACCACAACAGCCTGGAAACGCTCACGAGCCATGCCAAGGCGCTGGAGGATCACGGCTGGAAGGGTGCATTGATCGGCACCGGCTGGGGCCGGCCCGACACCTTCACCGTGGCGGCCGCACTTGCTGCGCGCACCACCAGCTTCGAGCCGCTCATCGCAATCCGCCCAGGCTATTGGCGCCCGGCGCACTTCGCTTCCGCTGCTGCCACGCTGGATCAGCTGAGCGGCGGCCGGGTGCGCATCAACATCGTTTCCGGCAAGGACAATCTTGCCGCCTATGGCGACAGTGAGGGCGATCAAGCCCATCGCTATGGCCGGACCAAGGAATTCATGCGGCTTACCCGCAAGCTCTGGACCGAAGAGAATGTCACCTATGAGGGAGAACACTTTCGCGTCAGCGAATCCACGGCTGCGCCGCGCATCGAGCCTCGCGATAAACGTCTGCATCCCAGGCTCTATTTCGGCGGCGCTTCGGATGCTGCAGAACGCGTTTCCGCCACGGAGGCAGATGTTCAGCTTTTCTGGGGCGAGCCACTCGCCGACATTGCCGAGCGGATCAGCCGACTGAAGGCATTAAGCAGGGACCTTGATCGCGATCTGCCACCGCTGGAATTCGGGCTGCGCATTACGACGCTGGTGCGCGACACGACGGAGCAGGCCTGGACCGATGCCGAGGCGAAAGTCGCCGAGATGGCTAAGAATAAGGGCGTCGGCTGGAACGATCACCGACAATCGATCGCAGTGGGCCAGAAACGACTGTTCGATCTCGCCGCGCGCGGCGACGTGCTTGACGACAATCTCTATACCGCCCCGGGTAAGTTCGGCGGCGGCGGTGCCGGCACAACCTGGCTGGTCGGCTCGCCAGAGGATGTCGCCCGCTCCCTGCGCAAGTACCGCGATCTCGGCATCACGCATTTCGTTCTTTCGGACACACCCTACCTCTCGGAAATAAAGCGGCAGGGTGAGCAACTGCTGCCGCTGTTGCGCGCCTGA